Part of the Maridesulfovibrio sp. genome, CCCCCCTGCATAAATCAATCGCTTTTTCTCCAACCTCCTTGAGGTCTGAACTACAATGATCGCACCGGTCTATAGCCGCGAATTCAGAGACGCTGTTGACTATATCTTCAAGTCTGGCAGTTTCATGGGAGATGGTTTCAAGATACTCCGTAGCCTCTGAATGAGGCCCCAGTTTACGGGAGGCAAGATTAGTAAAACCGTTGATAGTCATAGTCCGGTTACGAATTTGGTGTGCAACGGACTTGGCCATCTGAGCCAGACTTTCCCGGTTAAGCTCGATCTTGCGCAAGTCACGATATGAACGCAAGGCCGTTGTCATAGAGGTGGTCAACCTTCTGGAAGTCAACTCCGCCTTCTGCCAGTAATCGTTAATGTCCAGCTCGGTAATGACCTGATGCTCAGGAGCAAAACCGGGCTGACCAGTACGCAAAATGATCCTGATAAACTGATTGTTCAATTCATTCCTGATCCTGCGCGCAACATCAAGACCTGCTGTATTTGTTTCCATTACAACATCAAGCAGGACAACGGCAAAACTAGGATCAGCCTTAAGTATTTCTAATGACTCTTCCCCGGAATGAGCACTCACAAATTCAAGGGGACGATTTTCAAACGCAAAATCACCAAGCACCATTCTGGTCATGGAATGAACATCAGGCTCGTCATCAACAATAAGAACCATCCACGGTTCAAGCTTATGAACTGTGGACTCTTCAGCTTCTTCACCGGAAAAAAGCAGCTCATCCTCTGCGAACAGATCATCACTATGCATGCAAGTCCTCACGGAGTAACCAGTAGTAATTGAAGAATCTTACCCGTAGATTATCTCAGATAAAAAAAAATTTAAACTGTATTATGGACTTAATAGACTATTTCCTTAATCTAGGACATACATTATACATTATTTTAAGCAGATAGCTATTTTAACTTGAACATAAATTCCATATAAACTAAGGTTCCGAGAATATATACACACGGGGATGAATTGGAATGACGGAATTACTTGTCGCATCAATTGCACTCATCATTTTTGCCTTCATTATTTACTCCTCCTACTCTGCACAAAATGCAAAATATGCCCAGAGGAAGAAGGCACTCGAGTTGAAAGAGCAACACATGGAAAAAACCATGGAAAAAATTCGCTCTGAAATCAACTTGATTGAAAAAGAAGTCGCTGAGACTCAAGAAAAAATAGATGAGCTGGAAATCGACTTAGTCGAGGCGGATGTTAATTCAAAGGATTCTTAACTGCTTATACTGCACTGTAAGACATCAAAACAATGACATTTTCTATAATATTTGTCTTATTTGGGACTATAGCTACAATAGTTGCCTGTAAAACCATCACCGGCAATTTTGAGCTTAAGAATGATGTGTTGGCAAGAAAAGAAAAAAATCTGGTCGAAACACAACAGGAACTGCAAGCCAAACGTAAAGAGCTTTCCCGCAGGCTGGAAAACCTGAAAGTGCTTTTAAAAGCCGGAATAAAAACCGAAGCAGCAGCAAAAAAGACAGACGAAAAGCCATCAGACCTCAAAAGCTGGTTAGTACAGAGCGGAGTTCTGACTGAGGTACAGTTTCTTTCCGCTGAGATTTATGCCACAGAAAAGAATTTAAATGTAATTGCTGCTCTTTTGACCCTGAATATGATTACAATCGAAAAATACGAAGAAGCTAAGAGAATGAAACTTCTTTAAAAATAAAAACCGCACCGGAAATCCAGTGCGGTTTTTTAATTAGCGCTAATAATTAAAATTCATTCTTGTACGTCTCGCCTCGATGAACATGATACTTAAAGTTATACGTTTTTTTCAGGTGTACAACTAAAGATTCAACAACATCATCATCAAGCTTCTGAACCCAGATAAAGACACGGCGAGAGCCCTGTTCAACACCTTCATACGAAGTAAAAACAGTAGAAAGCCTTAATCCCCTTGCCCACATATCACTCAATAATTCCTCAAGGGCGCTGGCGGTATCTTCAAGCACAAAAGCAAACTGGGAACTGCCTTTACTTACTCCGGTTACAGTGGTCAAAAACCGATAAATATCTACCTCAGTAACAATACCGACCAGACCAAACTCGTCAACAACAGGCAAGCCACCGATTTTCTTTTCAAGGAGAATTTCGGCAGCGACTTCCATGCAGGTGTCCGGAGAAACGATATACGGATCATGAGTCATGATGTCTTTGATCTTAAGTCCCATCAAGCCGTCACCGTTTCCAGCAGTATTATCTCCTGGTAAAAACTTGGAGGGCATTGCGTCACGCACATCCCTATCAGAGACAATTCCTACGACAAGGCCTGATGCTTCAGTCACAGGTATCTGTCTGATTCCAGCATCACGCATCATTTCAATAGCGTCGATTATGGGTGCACCAGGCATAAGGGTAATCACCTCTTCTGTCATCCAATCGCCTACTAACATATTTTAACTCCTGAATCTCATCATTAATCTTACGAAGAAGTTCGTATTGATCAGCAAAAAAGTCAAAGGTTAACTGCCTTCCTCCAAAGGCAGCTACAATTTCCGCCCGTAAGCAAAAAACACCTTGTAACTGGCTTTTATTCCTGATTCTCCCCTGTATAAATTCTCGTACTCTTCAACGAACCGGCGGTATTTTTCCCGCCCCCATGAGAGATTCTCACTGGAAGCAACAGCTCCGGTCATCTTATGCTGTTTCAGGAAGTGTTTTACGGAAGGGAAGAACACTACATGCTCCTCACTTGCGTAATCCACCTTTAAACCTGACATACTGTAGAAAAGTTCCTTATAAAATGAATTTGGTTTAAGCTCCTTTACCGAACCGAATCCGGTTCTAGCACTCACATCAGCCAGTTCCGCAAGTGTTCCGTGTGTGAAAATAGCTACGGCAAACCTTCCACCGGACTTCAGGACCTCAAAACTGCGCGGTATAGTTGTCTCCGGCGCACCATACCATTGCATGGCAGACGAACTTACCAGCAAATCAAATCTCTCAGCGGCAAAAGGCAATTCTTCGCCATCCGCAGCGACAAGAAATGCTCCGGAATTATTCTGCTCCATGAGCATCGGCCTTACCAAATCCAGCGAAACATAATTACCGCAAGAAATGCGTTCCCTGAGTTCATCATGAAGAAAACCGACTCCCGAGCCTATATCCAGAACATTACGGAAGTATTCTTCCGGACACAGTGCTGCACAATTTCGCGCAACCACACGTTGTACTGAAGCGGCCTTGCTATAGCTGGAAGCAGCTTTGCCGAAACATTGGCGAATCCTTTGTTTCACGTAAATTCTATCCCTTGATGATACTCATTAATTGTGTTTCAGAAATTTTATGCCCGCCCTCTACATTAATGACATCCGCCCCCTCAATGACAGCTGTAAGCTTTTCAAAAGCTTTACTACGGACAATGCGGTCCTTTGAGCCATGAATCATGGTACAATTAGGCAAATGAAAAAATCCTTCCGTCTCGATCTTGGAAGAGACAAGGTATTCAAGTCCGGCAATCAGTGAACTACGATCTGCCGGGTCATAGGCAGGCGGATTTGTTTCACCGCAATTATCATGAAAAGAGCTTACAACTGCCGCAGGGTCGCTCTCCATTCCGGCTATCATCCCCCGAACCAGCCGTACGGGAAAAGAGTCGGTAAACGATAAAAAGGGAGCAATCAAGATGACCTTTCCATATAATTTAAATAAATGGCGGCAATCCTTCAAAAGCATGTGTGCCCCGGTAGACCAGCCCACCAGCACATCACCGCCCTCACCAAGTAATTCCGGCAATTCGTCCGGCTTAAAACCTGTAAAAGGAATCAAAAATCGCGCAGAATCGGACAATAATGGATACTGCTGCGCTGAGGTAGCCCAGCCACCGACAAAAACTATACTCATTTATCCATCTCTGCTTTCAAACGGCCAAACGCAGTCTTAATCTTCTGCAAATCTGCTTCTGTTAAATCTGCACGCAAAGAAAGACGCAAACGCGCTGTTCCTTCAGGAACAGTTGGCGGACGGATGGCAGCAGTATAAATACCTTCCTCAATAAGCCTGTCACGGGCGGCAAGCGCTGTTTCATTATCGCCGACGATTACAGGAATGATCTGGCTTTCGGATTGACCGCAATCAAATCCACAAGACTCAAGGTAAGTTCTTAACTCATGGCTCATCTGCAAAAGTTTATCACCACGAGACGGGT contains:
- a CDS encoding hybrid sensor histidine kinase/response regulator; protein product: MHSDDLFAEDELLFSGEEAEESTVHKLEPWMVLIVDDEPDVHSMTRMVLGDFAFENRPLEFVSAHSGEESLEILKADPSFAVVLLDVVMETNTAGLDVARRIRNELNNQFIRIILRTGQPGFAPEHQVITELDINDYWQKAELTSRRLTTSMTTALRSYRDLRKIELNRESLAQMAKSVAHQIRNRTMTINGFTNLASRKLGPHSEATEYLETISHETARLEDIVNSVSEFAAIDRCDHCSSDLKEVGEKAIDLCRGVAKELGRDVHFEIDFVAQKIDSRPDLLSKVIFELVSNAIVFADEQQPQVSIKTRVEGEVCLLVVSDNGMCISNEDLPYIFDPFFTTRPEAVGMGLSIVNRIASGYNWDIDVSCSDEGGAVFTLQIPL
- a CDS encoding CBS and ACT domain-containing protein, which codes for MLVGDWMTEEVITLMPGAPIIDAIEMMRDAGIRQIPVTEASGLVVGIVSDRDVRDAMPSKFLPGDNTAGNGDGLMGLKIKDIMTHDPYIVSPDTCMEVAAEILLEKKIGGLPVVDEFGLVGIVTEVDIYRFLTTVTGVSKGSSQFAFVLEDTASALEELLSDMWARGLRLSTVFTSYEGVEQGSRRVFIWVQKLDDDVVESLVVHLKKTYNFKYHVHRGETYKNEF
- a CDS encoding methyltransferase domain-containing protein, which produces MKQRIRQCFGKAASSYSKAASVQRVVARNCAALCPEEYFRNVLDIGSGVGFLHDELRERISCGNYVSLDLVRPMLMEQNNSGAFLVAADGEELPFAAERFDLLVSSSAMQWYGAPETTIPRSFEVLKSGGRFAVAIFTHGTLAELADVSARTGFGSVKELKPNSFYKELFYSMSGLKVDYASEEHVVFFPSVKHFLKQHKMTGAVASSENLSWGREKYRRFVEEYENLYRGESGIKASYKVFFAYGRKL
- a CDS encoding alpha/beta hydrolase, whose product is MSIVFVGGWATSAQQYPLLSDSARFLIPFTGFKPDELPELLGEGGDVLVGWSTGAHMLLKDCRHLFKLYGKVILIAPFLSFTDSFPVRLVRGMIAGMESDPAAVVSSFHDNCGETNPPAYDPADRSSLIAGLEYLVSSKIETEGFFHLPNCTMIHGSKDRIVRSKAFEKLTAVIEGADVINVEGGHKISETQLMSIIKG